Proteins encoded together in one Vibrio lentus window:
- a CDS encoding Fic/DOC family N-terminal domain-containing protein, with the protein MRLLTNQYLLFNLTSRLESKSSSKIENIVITMGTRFKHYNEQLASYVAFCHRALLFS; encoded by the coding sequence ATTAGGCTTCTCACCAACCAATACCTGTTGTTTAACCTAACCTCAAGACTAGAATCAAAGTCGAGTTCTAAAATTGAAAATATTGTGATTACGATGGGTACACGGTTTAAGCATTACAACGAACAACTAGCAAGTTACGTTGCTTTCTGCCATAGAGCCTTGCTATTTTCATGA
- a CDS encoding ParA family protein translates to MKTKIISAANQKGGVGKTTTLVNLGAELARKRKVLVIDLDPQGNCSKTLTGQRDFKFEETVAALFDKPKVVSIVDLIQPAKLNGNSIENLYVVPADVQLSRVIETSLTKINRERILEKQLAKLGDTYDFILLDTPPNLSLTTLNAIQASDLILIPVDSGAFSLDGISPLLEAVSEIKDDEGNYLILRNEVDSRNTIINEFIDEELEVVQDKLLPVSVRRSEHVGQANAVSSPVRFYKSGSLVNNDYRKLAAFLLSLM, encoded by the coding sequence ATGAAAACAAAGATCATCAGCGCAGCGAACCAAAAAGGTGGCGTTGGAAAAACCACGACTCTTGTCAATTTAGGAGCTGAGCTTGCACGAAAACGAAAAGTGTTAGTCATTGACCTTGATCCTCAAGGGAACTGCTCCAAAACGTTAACCGGACAACGTGATTTTAAGTTTGAAGAGACGGTTGCTGCTTTGTTTGATAAGCCTAAAGTCGTGTCCATTGTCGATTTAATTCAACCTGCAAAGCTTAATGGGAACTCCATTGAAAACCTCTATGTTGTTCCCGCTGATGTTCAGTTGTCACGTGTCATCGAAACATCACTGACAAAGATTAACCGTGAACGAATTTTAGAGAAGCAATTGGCGAAGTTAGGTGATACCTATGATTTCATTCTTCTTGATACACCACCAAACTTATCCCTAACGACTCTTAACGCAATCCAGGCTTCAGACCTTATCTTAATCCCTGTTGACTCAGGTGCATTTTCATTAGATGGCATTAGCCCTTTACTCGAAGCTGTCTCTGAAATTAAGGATGACGAAGGCAACTATCTGATCCTGAGGAACGAGGTCGACTCAAGAAACACTATTATCAATGAGTTCATTGATGAGGAATTGGAGGTAGTACAAGATAAGTTGCTACCAGTATCTGTCCGTCGTTCTGAGCATGTCGGACAAGCTAATGCCGTTTCTTCTCCTGTGCGCTTTTATAAATCGGGCTCTCTTGTTAATAACGATTACCGAAAACTCGCTGCGTTTCTTTTAAGTTTAATGTAA